The Microcystis panniformis FACHB-1757 region GACAGGCGAAAAATGCCGTCGATAATCGCGTTTCTGAGCGCATTCAAGCCTACAATGACCACCATCATCAATTAAAAAAGTTGTCGGTGAACAGTGAAGATTAAGCTGTGAACCATCTTGAAGCGGTCGGGAGACTCCGAGACAGGAGACTATTTTTATTTATTCTTCCCACTGATAACTGACCCACTTCCCACTGATAACTGACCCACTTCCCACTGATAACTGACCCACTTCCCACTGATAACTGATAACTGATAACTGATAACTGATAACTGAAAAAGGGGGAATATTTTGAACGGATTCGGGGCAGCAGTCGTCATTACTGGTTGTGGATCGGCCACACCAGGGCAATTTCTTAGTAATGAAGAACTCAGCCAAATTGTCGAGACTTCCGATGAATGGATTAAAAGTCGTACCGGCATCGGTCAACGCCATTTAGCGGATCAATCGGTGTCTTTGAGCCAATTAGCAGCCCAAGCGGCGATTAAGGCTCTAGAAATGGCTCAGGTGTCGCCTAGGGACATCGATCTGATTCTCTTGGCTACTTCTACCCCCGATGATCTGTTCGGTAGTGCCGCCCAAGTTCAAAGTCAGATCGGGGCCAATCGGGCGATCGCTTTTGATCTCACCGCCGCCTGTTCGGGTTTTCTGGTGGCATTAGTCACCGCCACCCAGTTTATCCGTACTGGTACTTACCGCAATGTCTTGGTTATCGGGGCCGATGTTCTCTCCCGTTGGGTGGATTGGAACGATCGCGCTACCTGTGTCCTCTTTGGTGATGGGGCAGGGGCGGTTCTTTGTCAAGCAAATGATACAAAAGATAACATTCTCGGTTTTGAACTCCATAGCGACGGCAGCCAGAATGGTTCTCTCAATCTCGCCTATCAGGGGGAAGAATTGCCCCTTAAAGAGGGGGTAAGGGTTCAAAAAGGGACCTATAAGCCTCTAACGATGAACGGACGGGAAGTCTATCGTTTTGCCGTGGCGAAAGTGCCAGAGGTCATCGAAAAAGCTCTCTATCGGGCTAATTTAACCACCAGTGACATCGATTGGTTAGTTCTGCACCAAGCTAATCAAAGAATTATAGACGCGGTGAGCGAGCGCCTGAAACTGCCTCCCGAAAAAGTGATCAGCAATCTCAGCGAGTATGGCAACACTTCCGCTGCCTCGATTCCTCTAGCCCTCGATGAAGCTGTCAGGAGTGGTAAGGTCAAAAAAGGTGATATTATTGCTTCTTCTGGCTTTGGTGCCGGTTTAACTTGGGGTGGGATTATCTTCCGTTGGGGAGATTAATTCAGTGATCAGTAAACA contains the following coding sequences:
- a CDS encoding beta-ketoacyl-ACP synthase 3 — translated: MNGFGAAVVITGCGSATPGQFLSNEELSQIVETSDEWIKSRTGIGQRHLADQSVSLSQLAAQAAIKALEMAQVSPRDIDLILLATSTPDDLFGSAAQVQSQIGANRAIAFDLTAACSGFLVALVTATQFIRTGTYRNVLVIGADVLSRWVDWNDRATCVLFGDGAGAVLCQANDTKDNILGFELHSDGSQNGSLNLAYQGEELPLKEGVRVQKGTYKPLTMNGREVYRFAVAKVPEVIEKALYRANLTTSDIDWLVLHQANQRIIDAVSERLKLPPEKVISNLSEYGNTSAASIPLALDEAVRSGKVKKGDIIASSGFGAGLTWGGIIFRWGD